One genomic segment of Coffea arabica cultivar ET-39 chromosome 6e, Coffea Arabica ET-39 HiFi, whole genome shotgun sequence includes these proteins:
- the LOC113696268 gene encoding protein FAR1-RELATED SEQUENCE 5 isoform X2: MGGRPFIHEMGDKEDQLDMTQKGFIPYYGQLFDSDDEAYKFYNMYAATIGFGVRKEYCNKDKLGMVTSRKFACNKEGFRRQDKRDRETKRPRAETKTGCLACVIVLLDRDTKMYKVTQFVAEHNHPLHIPQCVHMIPSQRRTTITQDNSELVDAYGLSLKQSNNLVDKLGYLPNKRSRGLRFGEAGTIFRYFQQQLLENPSFYFAVQLDSEEQLTNVFWADARMTIDYKYFGEVVTFDTTFRTNEEYRPLGIFLGFNHHRQMVIFGAALLYDDSVDSYKWLFQTFLEAMSGKPPRTFFTDQEPAMAKASASVMPNTFHGLCTHHIRQNFLKHLGHMMRTETGLVQLFSKCMLEIEDEVAFEETWREMLQKHNLDSNTWLKSIYELREKWAKTYMKTKLTLGMRSKQLSKSFNADLKHHLKTDQDLVEFFTEFHRAVEKRRYKELTAEYGARQKVPSLKIKYSPMLNQVAEIYTPTIFEEFQDEFDVSLALVVKGHTVNDNVHEYMLARYNGGDDQRVICEKSTQSVLCSCQKYECEGILCSHAIKVLDLLNIKLVPNDLIEKRWTRDAKKGILKGPNQENDMEEDVHLKVVGRYRMLCSTLVRVAIRAAECQEATDYLVQCVDKLTRKVEEICNKQMSIEQASTNHQSSYNATDQEDVLVISMDVNPSGSKSGQGCKSNKRTGSWTDMFGEKSMYESNNNQVQIADQSQEVSVDHVSSPQSANNSVSARSCSQSTSDPLHLHQATTCPSQDSNSNSLFGQSSVEVVQRANNGAVLENRNFLMNFNGLGTAMSPTGTQFLMVKQSIFYYHHMYLQSLYLCD, encoded by the exons ATGTAATAAAGAAGGATTCCGGCGTCAGGATAAAAGGGATAGGGAAACAAAGAGACCTCGCGCAGAAACTAAGACAGGATGCCTTGCTTGTGTCATTGTACTACTTGACAGGGACACAAAAATGTATAAGGTGACACAATTTGTGGCAGAGCACAATCATCCATTGCATATTCCACAATGCGTACACATGATCCCCTCACAGAGAAGGACAACAATTACACAGGATAATTCTGAATTGGTTGATGCATATGGGTTATCATTGAAGCAGTCCAATAACCTTGTAGATAAGTTGGGGTATCTTCCAAACAAGCGCTCTAGAGGCTTAAGGTTTGGGGAAGCTGGAACCATTTTCAGATATTTTCAACAGCAACTTCTGGAAAACCCATCATTTTACTTTGCTGTACAATTGGATAGTGAGGAACAATTAACTAATGTCTTTTGGGCTGATGCAAGGATGACTATAGACTACAAATATTTTGGAGAGGTGGTTACTTTTGACACGACATTTAGAACAAACGAGGAATATCGTCCTTTGGGCATTTTTCTGGGATTTAATCATCACCGCCAGATGGTAATATTTGGTGCTGCACTATTATATGATGACAGTGTTGACTCCTACAAATGGTTGTTCCAAACCTTTCTAGAAGCCATGTCTGGTAAGCCACCGAGAACATTCTTCACGGATCAAGAACCAGCCATGGCAAAAGCTTCAGCTTCAGTGATGCCAAACACCTTCCATGGGTTGTGCACGCATCATATTCGTCAAAATTTCCTGAAACACCTTGGCCACATGATGAGGACTGAAACGGGTCTGGTACAATTGTTTAGCAAGTGTATGCTTGAAATTGAAGATGAAGTAGCATTTGAGGAAACTTGGAGAGAGATGCTTCAGAAACATAACCTGGATTCTAATACATGGCTTAAGAGTATTTATGAGCTGAGAGAAAAATGGGCAAAGACATACATGAAGACAAAGCTCACATTAGGCATGCGAAGCAAGCAACTCAGCAAAAGCTTCAATGCAGACCTCAAGCATCATTTAAAGACTGATCAAGATTTGGTGGAATTCTTTACCGAGTTTCATAGGGCTGTTGAGAAAAGAAGATACAAAGAATTGACTGCTGAATATGGGGCAAGGCAAAAGGTGCCAAGTTTGAAGATAAAGTACTCACCCATGCTTAATCAGGTTGCAGAGATATATACTCCTACTATATTTGAGGAGTTCCAAGATGAGTTTGACGTATCTCTTGCCTTGGTAGTGAAGGGTCATACAGTAAATGATAATGTGCATGAGTATATGTTGGCACGCTATAATGGAGGAGATGATCAGAGAGTCATTTGTGAGAAATCTACTCAATCAGTCTTGTGTAGTTGTCAGAAGTATGAATGTGAAGGAATTTTGTGCTCCCATGCAATCAAAGTACTAGATTTACTTAACATAAAGTTAGTGCCTAATGATTTAATAGAAAAGAGATGGACAAGAGATGCAAAAAAAGGAATTTTGAAAGGACCTAACCAGGAGAATGATATGGAGGAGGATGTCCATTTGAAAGTTGTAGGGCGGTATAGAATGCTGTGTTCAACTTTAGTTAGGGTTGCTATTAGGGCTGCAGAATGTCAAGAAGCTACAGACTACCTTGTGCAATGTGTGGATAAGTTGACaagaaaagttgaagaaatATGTAATAAGCAGATGTCAATTGAACAAGCTAGCACAAATCACCAGTCATCTTATAATGCAACAGACCAAGAAGATGTTTTGGTAATTTCCATGGATGTAAACCCATCAGGCTCAAAAAGTGGACAGGGCTGCAAGTCCAATAAACGGACAGGAAGCTGGACTGACATGTTCGGTGAAAAGAGTATGTATGAGTCAAATAACAACCAAGTTCAG ATTGCTGATCAAAGCCAAGAAGTTTCAGTTGACCATGTGTCTTCTCCTCAATCAGCTAATAACTCTGTTTCA GCTAGGTCTTGCTCCCAATCTACTAGTGACCCTTTGCATTTACATCAAGCTACTACGTGTCCGTCCCAG GATAGCAATAGCAATTCCCTCTTTGGTCAATCTTCTGTGGAAGTGGTCCAACGTGCGAACAAT GGTGCTGTATTGGAAAATAGGAACTTCTTAATGAACTTCAATGGGCTTGGTACTGCAATGTCTCCCACTGGAACTCAGTTTCTGATGGTAAAGCAATCCATATTCTATTATCACCATATGTATCTGCAGAGTTTGTACTTGTgtgattaa
- the LOC113696268 gene encoding protein FAR1-RELATED SEQUENCE 5 isoform X5, whose translation MGGRPFIHEMGDKEDQLDMTQKGFIPYYGQLFDSDDEAYKFYNMYAATIGFGVRKEYCNKDKLGMVTSRKFACNKEGFRRQDKRDRETKRPRAETKTGCLACVIVLLDRDTKMYKVTQFVAEHNHPLHIPQCVHMIPSQRRTTITQDNSELVDAYGLSLKQSNNLVDKLGYLPNKRSRGLRFGEAGTIFRYFQQQLLENPSFYFAVQLDSEEQLTNVFWADARMTIDYKYFGEVVTFDTTFRTNEEYRPLGIFLGFNHHRQMVIFGAALLYDDSVDSYKWLFQTFLEAMSGKPPRTFFTDQEPAMAKASASVMPNTFHGLCTHHIRQNFLKHLGHMMRTETGLVQLFSKCMLEIEDEVAFEETWREMLQKHNLDSNTWLKSIYELREKWAKTYMKTKLTLGMRSKQLSKSFNADLKHHLKTDQDLVEFFTEFHRAVEKRRYKELTAEYGARQKVPSLKIKYSPMLNQVAEIYTPTIFEEFQDEFDVSLALVVKGHTVNDNVHEYMLARYNGGDDQRVICEKSTQSVLCSCQKYECEGILCSHAIKVLDLLNIKLVPNDLIEKRWTRDAKKGILKGPNQENDMEEDVHLKVVGRYRMLCSTLVRVAIRAAECQEATDYLVQCVDKLTRKVEEICNKQMSIEQASTNHQSSYNATDQEDVLVISMDVNPSGSKSGQGCKSNKRTGSWTDMFGEKSMYESNNNQVQVIADQSQEVSVDHVSSPQSANNSVSARSCSQSTSDPLHLHQATTCPSQDSNSNSLFGQSSVEVVQRANNGAVLENRNFLMNFNGLGTAMSPTGTQFLMPHWAANQS comes from the exons ATGTAATAAAGAAGGATTCCGGCGTCAGGATAAAAGGGATAGGGAAACAAAGAGACCTCGCGCAGAAACTAAGACAGGATGCCTTGCTTGTGTCATTGTACTACTTGACAGGGACACAAAAATGTATAAGGTGACACAATTTGTGGCAGAGCACAATCATCCATTGCATATTCCACAATGCGTACACATGATCCCCTCACAGAGAAGGACAACAATTACACAGGATAATTCTGAATTGGTTGATGCATATGGGTTATCATTGAAGCAGTCCAATAACCTTGTAGATAAGTTGGGGTATCTTCCAAACAAGCGCTCTAGAGGCTTAAGGTTTGGGGAAGCTGGAACCATTTTCAGATATTTTCAACAGCAACTTCTGGAAAACCCATCATTTTACTTTGCTGTACAATTGGATAGTGAGGAACAATTAACTAATGTCTTTTGGGCTGATGCAAGGATGACTATAGACTACAAATATTTTGGAGAGGTGGTTACTTTTGACACGACATTTAGAACAAACGAGGAATATCGTCCTTTGGGCATTTTTCTGGGATTTAATCATCACCGCCAGATGGTAATATTTGGTGCTGCACTATTATATGATGACAGTGTTGACTCCTACAAATGGTTGTTCCAAACCTTTCTAGAAGCCATGTCTGGTAAGCCACCGAGAACATTCTTCACGGATCAAGAACCAGCCATGGCAAAAGCTTCAGCTTCAGTGATGCCAAACACCTTCCATGGGTTGTGCACGCATCATATTCGTCAAAATTTCCTGAAACACCTTGGCCACATGATGAGGACTGAAACGGGTCTGGTACAATTGTTTAGCAAGTGTATGCTTGAAATTGAAGATGAAGTAGCATTTGAGGAAACTTGGAGAGAGATGCTTCAGAAACATAACCTGGATTCTAATACATGGCTTAAGAGTATTTATGAGCTGAGAGAAAAATGGGCAAAGACATACATGAAGACAAAGCTCACATTAGGCATGCGAAGCAAGCAACTCAGCAAAAGCTTCAATGCAGACCTCAAGCATCATTTAAAGACTGATCAAGATTTGGTGGAATTCTTTACCGAGTTTCATAGGGCTGTTGAGAAAAGAAGATACAAAGAATTGACTGCTGAATATGGGGCAAGGCAAAAGGTGCCAAGTTTGAAGATAAAGTACTCACCCATGCTTAATCAGGTTGCAGAGATATATACTCCTACTATATTTGAGGAGTTCCAAGATGAGTTTGACGTATCTCTTGCCTTGGTAGTGAAGGGTCATACAGTAAATGATAATGTGCATGAGTATATGTTGGCACGCTATAATGGAGGAGATGATCAGAGAGTCATTTGTGAGAAATCTACTCAATCAGTCTTGTGTAGTTGTCAGAAGTATGAATGTGAAGGAATTTTGTGCTCCCATGCAATCAAAGTACTAGATTTACTTAACATAAAGTTAGTGCCTAATGATTTAATAGAAAAGAGATGGACAAGAGATGCAAAAAAAGGAATTTTGAAAGGACCTAACCAGGAGAATGATATGGAGGAGGATGTCCATTTGAAAGTTGTAGGGCGGTATAGAATGCTGTGTTCAACTTTAGTTAGGGTTGCTATTAGGGCTGCAGAATGTCAAGAAGCTACAGACTACCTTGTGCAATGTGTGGATAAGTTGACaagaaaagttgaagaaatATGTAATAAGCAGATGTCAATTGAACAAGCTAGCACAAATCACCAGTCATCTTATAATGCAACAGACCAAGAAGATGTTTTGGTAATTTCCATGGATGTAAACCCATCAGGCTCAAAAAGTGGACAGGGCTGCAAGTCCAATAAACGGACAGGAAGCTGGACTGACATGTTCGGTGAAAAGAGTATGTATGAGTCAAATAACAACCAAGTTCAGGTA ATTGCTGATCAAAGCCAAGAAGTTTCAGTTGACCATGTGTCTTCTCCTCAATCAGCTAATAACTCTGTTTCA GCTAGGTCTTGCTCCCAATCTACTAGTGACCCTTTGCATTTACATCAAGCTACTACGTGTCCGTCCCAG GATAGCAATAGCAATTCCCTCTTTGGTCAATCTTCTGTGGAAGTGGTCCAACGTGCGAACAAT GGTGCTGTATTGGAAAATAGGAACTTCTTAATGAACTTCAATGGGCTTGGTACTGCAATGTCTCCCACTGGAACTCAGTTTCTGATG CCACATTGGGCTGCTAATCAGAGCTGA
- the LOC113696268 gene encoding protein FAR1-RELATED SEQUENCE 5 isoform X1, giving the protein MGGRPFIHEMGDKEDQLDMTQKGFIPYYGQLFDSDDEAYKFYNMYAATIGFGVRKEYCNKDKLGMVTSRKFACNKEGFRRQDKRDRETKRPRAETKTGCLACVIVLLDRDTKMYKVTQFVAEHNHPLHIPQCVHMIPSQRRTTITQDNSELVDAYGLSLKQSNNLVDKLGYLPNKRSRGLRFGEAGTIFRYFQQQLLENPSFYFAVQLDSEEQLTNVFWADARMTIDYKYFGEVVTFDTTFRTNEEYRPLGIFLGFNHHRQMVIFGAALLYDDSVDSYKWLFQTFLEAMSGKPPRTFFTDQEPAMAKASASVMPNTFHGLCTHHIRQNFLKHLGHMMRTETGLVQLFSKCMLEIEDEVAFEETWREMLQKHNLDSNTWLKSIYELREKWAKTYMKTKLTLGMRSKQLSKSFNADLKHHLKTDQDLVEFFTEFHRAVEKRRYKELTAEYGARQKVPSLKIKYSPMLNQVAEIYTPTIFEEFQDEFDVSLALVVKGHTVNDNVHEYMLARYNGGDDQRVICEKSTQSVLCSCQKYECEGILCSHAIKVLDLLNIKLVPNDLIEKRWTRDAKKGILKGPNQENDMEEDVHLKVVGRYRMLCSTLVRVAIRAAECQEATDYLVQCVDKLTRKVEEICNKQMSIEQASTNHQSSYNATDQEDVLVISMDVNPSGSKSGQGCKSNKRTGSWTDMFGEKSMYESNNNQVQVIADQSQEVSVDHVSSPQSANNSVSARSCSQSTSDPLHLHQATTCPSQDSNSNSLFGQSSVEVVQRANNGAVLENRNFLMNFNGLGTAMSPTGTQFLMVKQSIFYYHHMYLQSLYLCD; this is encoded by the exons ATGTAATAAAGAAGGATTCCGGCGTCAGGATAAAAGGGATAGGGAAACAAAGAGACCTCGCGCAGAAACTAAGACAGGATGCCTTGCTTGTGTCATTGTACTACTTGACAGGGACACAAAAATGTATAAGGTGACACAATTTGTGGCAGAGCACAATCATCCATTGCATATTCCACAATGCGTACACATGATCCCCTCACAGAGAAGGACAACAATTACACAGGATAATTCTGAATTGGTTGATGCATATGGGTTATCATTGAAGCAGTCCAATAACCTTGTAGATAAGTTGGGGTATCTTCCAAACAAGCGCTCTAGAGGCTTAAGGTTTGGGGAAGCTGGAACCATTTTCAGATATTTTCAACAGCAACTTCTGGAAAACCCATCATTTTACTTTGCTGTACAATTGGATAGTGAGGAACAATTAACTAATGTCTTTTGGGCTGATGCAAGGATGACTATAGACTACAAATATTTTGGAGAGGTGGTTACTTTTGACACGACATTTAGAACAAACGAGGAATATCGTCCTTTGGGCATTTTTCTGGGATTTAATCATCACCGCCAGATGGTAATATTTGGTGCTGCACTATTATATGATGACAGTGTTGACTCCTACAAATGGTTGTTCCAAACCTTTCTAGAAGCCATGTCTGGTAAGCCACCGAGAACATTCTTCACGGATCAAGAACCAGCCATGGCAAAAGCTTCAGCTTCAGTGATGCCAAACACCTTCCATGGGTTGTGCACGCATCATATTCGTCAAAATTTCCTGAAACACCTTGGCCACATGATGAGGACTGAAACGGGTCTGGTACAATTGTTTAGCAAGTGTATGCTTGAAATTGAAGATGAAGTAGCATTTGAGGAAACTTGGAGAGAGATGCTTCAGAAACATAACCTGGATTCTAATACATGGCTTAAGAGTATTTATGAGCTGAGAGAAAAATGGGCAAAGACATACATGAAGACAAAGCTCACATTAGGCATGCGAAGCAAGCAACTCAGCAAAAGCTTCAATGCAGACCTCAAGCATCATTTAAAGACTGATCAAGATTTGGTGGAATTCTTTACCGAGTTTCATAGGGCTGTTGAGAAAAGAAGATACAAAGAATTGACTGCTGAATATGGGGCAAGGCAAAAGGTGCCAAGTTTGAAGATAAAGTACTCACCCATGCTTAATCAGGTTGCAGAGATATATACTCCTACTATATTTGAGGAGTTCCAAGATGAGTTTGACGTATCTCTTGCCTTGGTAGTGAAGGGTCATACAGTAAATGATAATGTGCATGAGTATATGTTGGCACGCTATAATGGAGGAGATGATCAGAGAGTCATTTGTGAGAAATCTACTCAATCAGTCTTGTGTAGTTGTCAGAAGTATGAATGTGAAGGAATTTTGTGCTCCCATGCAATCAAAGTACTAGATTTACTTAACATAAAGTTAGTGCCTAATGATTTAATAGAAAAGAGATGGACAAGAGATGCAAAAAAAGGAATTTTGAAAGGACCTAACCAGGAGAATGATATGGAGGAGGATGTCCATTTGAAAGTTGTAGGGCGGTATAGAATGCTGTGTTCAACTTTAGTTAGGGTTGCTATTAGGGCTGCAGAATGTCAAGAAGCTACAGACTACCTTGTGCAATGTGTGGATAAGTTGACaagaaaagttgaagaaatATGTAATAAGCAGATGTCAATTGAACAAGCTAGCACAAATCACCAGTCATCTTATAATGCAACAGACCAAGAAGATGTTTTGGTAATTTCCATGGATGTAAACCCATCAGGCTCAAAAAGTGGACAGGGCTGCAAGTCCAATAAACGGACAGGAAGCTGGACTGACATGTTCGGTGAAAAGAGTATGTATGAGTCAAATAACAACCAAGTTCAGGTA ATTGCTGATCAAAGCCAAGAAGTTTCAGTTGACCATGTGTCTTCTCCTCAATCAGCTAATAACTCTGTTTCA GCTAGGTCTTGCTCCCAATCTACTAGTGACCCTTTGCATTTACATCAAGCTACTACGTGTCCGTCCCAG GATAGCAATAGCAATTCCCTCTTTGGTCAATCTTCTGTGGAAGTGGTCCAACGTGCGAACAAT GGTGCTGTATTGGAAAATAGGAACTTCTTAATGAACTTCAATGGGCTTGGTACTGCAATGTCTCCCACTGGAACTCAGTTTCTGATGGTAAAGCAATCCATATTCTATTATCACCATATGTATCTGCAGAGTTTGTACTTGTgtgattaa
- the LOC113696268 gene encoding protein FAR1-RELATED SEQUENCE 5 isoform X6 — protein sequence MGGRPFIHEMGDKEDQLDMTQKGFIPYYGQLFDSDDEAYKFYNMYAATIGFGVRKEYCNKDKLGMVTSRKFACNKEGFRRQDKRDRETKRPRAETKTGCLACVIVLLDRDTKMYKVTQFVAEHNHPLHIPQCVHMIPSQRRTTITQDNSELVDAYGLSLKQSNNLVDKLGYLPNKRSRGLRFGEAGTIFRYFQQQLLENPSFYFAVQLDSEEQLTNVFWADARMTIDYKYFGEVVTFDTTFRTNEEYRPLGIFLGFNHHRQMVIFGAALLYDDSVDSYKWLFQTFLEAMSGKPPRTFFTDQEPAMAKASASVMPNTFHGLCTHHIRQNFLKHLGHMMRTETGLVQLFSKCMLEIEDEVAFEETWREMLQKHNLDSNTWLKSIYELREKWAKTYMKTKLTLGMRSKQLSKSFNADLKHHLKTDQDLVEFFTEFHRAVEKRRYKELTAEYGARQKVPSLKIKYSPMLNQVAEIYTPTIFEEFQDEFDVSLALVVKGHTVNDNVHEYMLARYNGGDDQRVICEKSTQSVLCSCQKYECEGILCSHAIKVLDLLNIKLVPNDLIEKRWTRDAKKGILKGPNQENDMEEDVHLKVVGRYRMLCSTLVRVAIRAAECQEATDYLVQCVDKLTRKVEEICNKQMSIEQASTNHQSSYNATDQEDVLVISMDVNPSGSKSGQGCKSNKRTGSWTDMFGEKSMYESNNNQVQVIADQSQEVSVDHVSSPQSANNSVSARSCSQSTSDPLHLHQATTCPSQDSNSNSLFGQSSVEVVQRANNGAVLENRNFLMNFNGLGTAMSPTGTQFLMLSLTR from the exons ATGTAATAAAGAAGGATTCCGGCGTCAGGATAAAAGGGATAGGGAAACAAAGAGACCTCGCGCAGAAACTAAGACAGGATGCCTTGCTTGTGTCATTGTACTACTTGACAGGGACACAAAAATGTATAAGGTGACACAATTTGTGGCAGAGCACAATCATCCATTGCATATTCCACAATGCGTACACATGATCCCCTCACAGAGAAGGACAACAATTACACAGGATAATTCTGAATTGGTTGATGCATATGGGTTATCATTGAAGCAGTCCAATAACCTTGTAGATAAGTTGGGGTATCTTCCAAACAAGCGCTCTAGAGGCTTAAGGTTTGGGGAAGCTGGAACCATTTTCAGATATTTTCAACAGCAACTTCTGGAAAACCCATCATTTTACTTTGCTGTACAATTGGATAGTGAGGAACAATTAACTAATGTCTTTTGGGCTGATGCAAGGATGACTATAGACTACAAATATTTTGGAGAGGTGGTTACTTTTGACACGACATTTAGAACAAACGAGGAATATCGTCCTTTGGGCATTTTTCTGGGATTTAATCATCACCGCCAGATGGTAATATTTGGTGCTGCACTATTATATGATGACAGTGTTGACTCCTACAAATGGTTGTTCCAAACCTTTCTAGAAGCCATGTCTGGTAAGCCACCGAGAACATTCTTCACGGATCAAGAACCAGCCATGGCAAAAGCTTCAGCTTCAGTGATGCCAAACACCTTCCATGGGTTGTGCACGCATCATATTCGTCAAAATTTCCTGAAACACCTTGGCCACATGATGAGGACTGAAACGGGTCTGGTACAATTGTTTAGCAAGTGTATGCTTGAAATTGAAGATGAAGTAGCATTTGAGGAAACTTGGAGAGAGATGCTTCAGAAACATAACCTGGATTCTAATACATGGCTTAAGAGTATTTATGAGCTGAGAGAAAAATGGGCAAAGACATACATGAAGACAAAGCTCACATTAGGCATGCGAAGCAAGCAACTCAGCAAAAGCTTCAATGCAGACCTCAAGCATCATTTAAAGACTGATCAAGATTTGGTGGAATTCTTTACCGAGTTTCATAGGGCTGTTGAGAAAAGAAGATACAAAGAATTGACTGCTGAATATGGGGCAAGGCAAAAGGTGCCAAGTTTGAAGATAAAGTACTCACCCATGCTTAATCAGGTTGCAGAGATATATACTCCTACTATATTTGAGGAGTTCCAAGATGAGTTTGACGTATCTCTTGCCTTGGTAGTGAAGGGTCATACAGTAAATGATAATGTGCATGAGTATATGTTGGCACGCTATAATGGAGGAGATGATCAGAGAGTCATTTGTGAGAAATCTACTCAATCAGTCTTGTGTAGTTGTCAGAAGTATGAATGTGAAGGAATTTTGTGCTCCCATGCAATCAAAGTACTAGATTTACTTAACATAAAGTTAGTGCCTAATGATTTAATAGAAAAGAGATGGACAAGAGATGCAAAAAAAGGAATTTTGAAAGGACCTAACCAGGAGAATGATATGGAGGAGGATGTCCATTTGAAAGTTGTAGGGCGGTATAGAATGCTGTGTTCAACTTTAGTTAGGGTTGCTATTAGGGCTGCAGAATGTCAAGAAGCTACAGACTACCTTGTGCAATGTGTGGATAAGTTGACaagaaaagttgaagaaatATGTAATAAGCAGATGTCAATTGAACAAGCTAGCACAAATCACCAGTCATCTTATAATGCAACAGACCAAGAAGATGTTTTGGTAATTTCCATGGATGTAAACCCATCAGGCTCAAAAAGTGGACAGGGCTGCAAGTCCAATAAACGGACAGGAAGCTGGACTGACATGTTCGGTGAAAAGAGTATGTATGAGTCAAATAACAACCAAGTTCAGGTA ATTGCTGATCAAAGCCAAGAAGTTTCAGTTGACCATGTGTCTTCTCCTCAATCAGCTAATAACTCTGTTTCA GCTAGGTCTTGCTCCCAATCTACTAGTGACCCTTTGCATTTACATCAAGCTACTACGTGTCCGTCCCAG GATAGCAATAGCAATTCCCTCTTTGGTCAATCTTCTGTGGAAGTGGTCCAACGTGCGAACAAT GGTGCTGTATTGGAAAATAGGAACTTCTTAATGAACTTCAATGGGCTTGGTACTGCAATGTCTCCCACTGGAACTCAGTTTCTGATG TTAAGTCTCACAAGATGA